In one window of Thermostichus vulcanus str. 'Rupite' DNA:
- a CDS encoding PHP domain-containing protein, whose product MLELHCHTTCSDGSLSPSQLVEAAARAGVKALAISDHDTLAGWDEAVEAGSRWAVEIVPAVELSTVWQGRSLHLLGFYPRREQLTPPLEKRRQGRIRRAEAMVQRLTELGYPIPMPNTPIAPGRPHLAQALVRAGHVRNACEAFERFLGDDGPAFVPYEKFSALEGIQLLRSCGAVPVWAHPGLFRGDPLENTFAALLGAGLMGLEVYHPDHSVRQKRQLLKLAQKHNLVVTGGSDYHGPNPAGFHLNMMGLSLDLLDALKAAHAQVSA is encoded by the coding sequence ATGCTGGAGCTGCACTGCCACACCACCTGTTCGGATGGATCCCTGAGTCCGTCACAATTGGTGGAAGCAGCTGCTCGTGCTGGTGTGAAAGCCCTAGCCATTTCCGATCACGACACTCTGGCCGGTTGGGATGAAGCGGTTGAGGCAGGATCCCGTTGGGCCGTTGAGATTGTCCCGGCAGTGGAGTTGAGTACCGTTTGGCAGGGGCGGTCTTTGCACCTGTTGGGGTTTTATCCCCGGCGAGAGCAACTCACCCCACCTCTAGAAAAGCGTCGCCAAGGGCGGATCCGACGCGCCGAGGCCATGGTGCAGCGCCTCACAGAACTGGGTTACCCGATCCCAATGCCAAACACCCCGATTGCCCCGGGTCGGCCCCATTTGGCACAAGCTTTGGTGAGAGCCGGTCATGTGCGCAATGCCTGCGAAGCCTTTGAGCGTTTCTTGGGGGACGATGGCCCAGCCTTTGTTCCCTACGAAAAGTTCAGTGCCCTGGAAGGGATCCAACTGTTGCGCTCCTGCGGAGCGGTGCCGGTGTGGGCACATCCGGGACTGTTTCGGGGAGATCCTCTAGAGAATACGTTTGCGGCCCTGTTGGGAGCGGGGTTGATGGGCCTAGAGGTTTATCACCCGGATCACAGTGTGCGACAGAAACGGCAACTGTTGAAACTGGCCCAGAAGCACAACTTGGTGGTGACCGGCGGGAGTGATTACCACGGGCCAAATCCAGCGGGGTTTCATTTG
- the tsf gene encoding translation elongation factor Ts, translating into MSIDAKLVKELREKTGAGMMDCKKALVETDGDMEKAITWLRQKGLAGAAKKASRVAAEGVVDSYIHFGNRIGVLVEVNCETDFVARGEDFKKLVQDIAKQIAACQNVEYVSVDQIPAEVVEREKAIEMGKDDLASKPENVREKIVQGRIDKRLKELSLLDQPFIKDSSITVEELVKQHIAKLGENIQVRRFVRFVLGEGIEKEEVDFAAEVAAQAGLKPAEPAQVEEAAAPPAPPPTPAEEPTPAPAAESKPAKKGSAKKKK; encoded by the coding sequence ATGAGTATTGATGCCAAATTGGTCAAAGAACTGCGCGAGAAGACAGGCGCAGGCATGATGGATTGCAAAAAAGCCCTCGTGGAAACGGATGGCGACATGGAAAAAGCCATCACTTGGCTGCGGCAGAAGGGGTTAGCAGGGGCTGCTAAAAAGGCCAGTCGCGTCGCGGCAGAGGGAGTTGTGGATAGCTACATCCACTTTGGCAACCGGATTGGCGTGTTGGTGGAGGTGAACTGCGAAACGGATTTCGTCGCCCGAGGGGAAGATTTCAAAAAATTGGTGCAGGATATCGCTAAGCAAATCGCTGCTTGCCAAAACGTGGAATACGTCAGTGTTGACCAGATTCCTGCGGAGGTGGTGGAGCGGGAAAAAGCCATCGAGATGGGCAAAGATGACCTGGCTAGCAAACCAGAGAACGTGCGGGAAAAGATCGTGCAGGGTCGCATCGACAAGCGTTTGAAAGAGTTATCTTTGTTGGATCAGCCTTTTATCAAAGATTCTTCCATCACCGTCGAAGAACTGGTGAAGCAGCACATCGCCAAACTGGGGGAAAACATTCAGGTGCGGCGCTTTGTCCGCTTTGTGCTAGGAGAAGGGATCGAAAAAGAAGAGGTGGATTTTGCCGCTGAGGTGGCTGCCCAAGCTGGCCTCAAACCGGCAGAACCTGCCCAGGTGGAAGAAGCAGCCGCACCCCCAGCTCCTCCTCCAACTCCTGCAGAAGAACCCACTCCTGCTCCTGCTGCCGAGAGTAAGCCGGCCAAAAAGGGATCCGCCAAAAAGAAAAAATAG